Below is a window of Blastocatellia bacterium DNA.
GGATAAACGAGTGACAATCAGAGTTGAAGTGGCTAGCTGTCTCATAGGCTCGTTGTTCCTGTTCATGCTGGCATCAAGCATGGTCTCAACCGGTCGGTTCGGTTTGGCGCCGTTGTCTGTACGGGCGCAACAAACAGCGCCTGTTTCAACCGAGTTGGCCGGGGCCGAACAGTTGTTAGCGGAGGCGCGGCGGTTGTGGTCAAAGGCGCTCTTTGCCGAAGACCTGGTGACGGCGCAGCGTCAGTCTCGTCAGGCGCTGGATGCGTTTGACGCGGCGGGCGACCAACGCGGTCGGGCGCGCGCGCTCATTGAATTAGGCTTGATTGCGCTAAGACAGAAGCAGCCAGCCGAGGCGCTG
It encodes the following:
- a CDS encoding tetratricopeptide repeat protein; translation: MTIRVEVASCLIGSLFLFMLASSMVSTGRFGLAPLSVRAQQTAPVSTELAGAEQLLAEARRLWSKALFAEDLVTAQRQSRQALDAFDAAGDQRGRARALIELGLIALRQKQPAEALNHFDQALNAARGVNDQALAAQVFEHLGRAQAAAGRPAEA